In Rutidosis leptorrhynchoides isolate AG116_Rl617_1_P2 unplaced genomic scaffold, CSIRO_AGI_Rlap_v1 contig353, whole genome shotgun sequence, a single window of DNA contains:
- the LOC139883092 gene encoding putative disease resistance RPP13-like protein 1: MAGALVGGAFLSAFLQVLFDRMASREVVDFFRSRKLGKGRLLQKLKAALLSANAVLDDAEEKQMTNDHVRKWLDELKDAVYDTDDLFDEIATEDVKREAGVEPRALVCKVWSFAADARGSKLGDELERVLERLESVVKQREVLGLGEIIRERTPRVTTSLVDESGVFGREKDRKAVIQLLLSDRGEKNTSVMAIVGMGGVGKTTLSQLVFNDGAVKGSFELRAWVCVSDQFDICKLTATALEEFSSSSKKETENLNQLQLQLKNFLTGKKFLLVLDDVWNEDSNLWDAFLVPFIYGARGSKIIVTTRNKRVASVARAVSTYPLRKLQDEECWDLFAKHAFDQQNFKARTRLEEIGRRIVKRCDGLPLALKTIGSLLRCESDIREWESIAESYIWNLAPGPNGILPALLLSYHYLPPQLKRCFAYCSVFPKDCIYEKDQLILLWMAEGLIEQPHDRTLEQVGDRCFDDLVSRSLLHRVSDVESSFSMHDLEVSDVESSFSMHDLVNDLARYVAGRSFFSLDGGNAHHVSSSTRHLSFVRTRYDVASRFRVLAGTMNLRTFLPLNVGRERFYEYNLLTDEVLHVLLPTLRRLRVLSLSHYLKISTLPSSIGCLKHLRYLNLTCNWSLIRLPDTITALYNLQTLILAYCESLIELPSNMGSLTCLRHLDIRKTSLKRMPLGMNRLKNLQILTNFVLTENGGTRVRELGELRDLMGTLSIQGLQNVDSYQDAEIVNLKGKRYLKKLVLEWVYDNNIMHQNCLNILDKLQPHWNLRELAINFYSGRSFSDWVGHGSFSNMLVVCLESCKHCVSLPPLGQLPSLERLIIKGFDEVTSVGTEFNGSNCIPFQSLKYLEFVDMCSWKEWASFAIETGGLAFAHLQELCIRNCPELSGGLPSHLPSLTALSIEKCPQLTSSLPFAPLLRKINLDDCGKVSGVEPLLNGIELRDMRIKRLSTLPLRFLPPTMTRPNLEDSPGIELPLHRCHESLQYLNLEWSCDTLISFPLEIFPSLKDIQLSGIKNLEHLANLDSSSLLLHSMAICNCPEFRSFPAGGLAAPSLTSLELYNCCHLKYLPENMQALLPSLRSLRISLCPQLESFPERGLPSKLVSLSLSNCDKLITGYKDWGLQSLCSLETFSIGEQKNIESFPEIGLLPTSLTSLHISLFENLTSLNSRALHSLSSLENLSIIGCPKLQSMPAEGLSSSLSNLFINKCPMLAKRCQRKKGKDWPLVSHIRCIVIEDWIGIWQVYIFTGMKKNCKERDHREASFDYLPVALLFPSGYMHLLFAVLLAGDNYVKRSRCLFLFVREKFQCLSPESLPHPLLLPPFLWTVGADFLVIFFILKSLLSLQATVTNFLTNFLTSGLAGFFLFDESLRYQMKASEINVVAKEQSQIASCKPVVQGFLV, from the exons ATGGCGGGGGCGCTCGTCGGCGGGGCATTTCTCTCGGCTTTCCTCCAGGTGCTCTTCGACCGGATGGCCTCCCGCGAGGTCGTCGACTTCTTCCGGTCGCGCAAGCTCGGCAAGGGGAGGCTGCTGCAGAAGCTGAAGGCCGCGCTCCTGTCCGCGAACGCCGTGCTGGACGACGCGGAGGAGAAGCAGATGACCAACGACCACGTCAGGAAGTGGCTCGACGAGCTCAAGGACGCCGTGTACGACACCGACGACCTGTTCGACGAGATCGCCACTGAAGATGTGAAGCGCGAAGCCGGGGTCGAGCCTCGGGCTCTCGTTTGTAAGGTCTGGAGCTTTGCTGCAGACGCTCGTGGGAGTAAATTGGGGGATGAGTTAGAGAGGGTTCTGGAGAGATTGGAGAGCGTAGTGAAGCAGAGAGAAGTGCTGGGCCTAGGGGAAATTATTCGCGAGAGGACGCCTAGAGTGACGACTTCGTTGGTCGACGAATCGGGAGTTTTCGGGAGGGAAAAGGACAGGAAGGCGGTGATCCAGTTGCTCTTGTCAGATCGGGGCGAAAAGAACACCAGCGTGATGGCCATCGTTGGGATGGGCGGTGTCGGTAAGACCACGCTATCTCAACTCGTGTTCAACGATGGTGCGGTGAAGGGGAGTTTCGAGTTGAGGGCGTGGGTTTGCGTGTCCGACCAATTCGACATCTGCAAGCTGACGGCGACGGCTCTCGAGGAGTTCTCCTCCTCATCTAAGAAGGAGACTGAAAATCTCAACCAGCTTCAGCTCCAACTGAAGAACTTCTTGACAGGGAAGAAATTCCTATTGGTGTTGGATGATGTTTGGAATGAGGACTCAAATCTTTGGGATGCGTTCCTAGTTCCTTTTATCTATGGAGCAAGAGGCAGCAAAATCATCGTGACGACACGAAATAAGAGGGTCGCATCGGTTGCTCGTGCCGTCTCGACATACCCTTTACGGAAGTTGCAAGACGAGGAATGTTGGGACTTGTTCGCAAAACATGCGTTTGACCAGCAAAACTTCAAGGCGCGCACGAGACTTGAAGAAATCGGGCGAAGAATTGTAAAGAGATGTGATGGATTGCCTCTTGCGCTGAAGACTATAGGTAGCTTGTTACGCTGTGAGTCTGATATCAGGGAGTGGGAAAGTATTGCAGAGAGTTATATTTGGAATTTGGCACCTGGACCAAATGGAATTCTCCCTGCGCTGTTGTTAAGTTATCATTACCTTCCTCCACAACTGAAACGATGTTTTGCCTATTGTTCAGTCTTCCCAAAGGATTGTATATATGAGAAGGACCAGCTGATCTTACTTTGGATGGCTGAGGGCTTGATAGAACAACCTCACGACAGGACATTAGAGCAAGTAGGTGATCGGTGCTTCGATGATCTTGTGTCTAGATCTTTGCTTCATAGAGTAAGTGATGTCGAATCGAGCTTCTCGATGCATGACCTGGAAGTAAGCGATGTCGAATCGAGCTTTTCGATGCATGACCTGGTCAATGACTTAGCAAGATATGTAGCTGGTCGTTCTTTTTTTAGCTTGGACGGAGGCAATGCACACCACGTGTCCTCAAGCACTCGCCATTTGTCATTTGTAAGAACTCGATATGATGTCGCTTCTAGATTTAGAGTGTTAGCCGGGACAATGAATTTGCGTACTTTCCTGCCGCTAAACGTGGGTCGTGAGAGATTTTACGAGTACAATTTGTTGACTGATGAGGTACTGCATGTTCTGTTGCCGACCCTGAGACGGTTAAGGGTGCTATCTTTGTCTCATTATCTGAAAATCTCTACGTTGCCCAGTTCAATTGGATGTTTGAAGCATCTGCGCTATTTGAATCTCACTTGTAATTGGAGTCTAATCAGATTGCCTGATACAATTACAGCTCTATACAACTTGCAAACCTTAATTCTTGCTTACTGTGAGTCTCTCATTGAGTTACCGAGCAACATGGGCAGCCTAACCTGTTTGCGTCATCTTGATATAAGGAAGACATCCTTGAAGAGAATGCCGTTGGGGATGAACAGACTGAAGAATTTGCAGATATTAACTAATTTCGTGTTGACCGAAAACGGTGGGACCAGGGTTAGGGAGCTAGGGGAGCTAAGGGATCTTATGGGTACACTCTCCATACAGGGTTTGCAGAATGTTGATAGTTACCAAGATGCCGAGATAGTCAATTTGAAGGGAAAGAGGTACTTGAAAAAGTTAGTACTAGAATGGGTTTATGATAACAATATTATGCACCAAAATTGCTTAAATATATTGGACAAGCTGCAACCTCATTGGAACTTGAGAGAGCTTGCCATTAATTTCTATAGTGGTAGGTCATTTTCCGATTGGGTGGGACATGGTTCATTCTCTAATATGTTAGTCGTGTGTCTTGAATCTTGCAAGCACTGTGTGTCATTGCCTCCTTTAGGACAGCTACCATCTTTGGAGAGGTTGATAATCAAAGGATTTGATGAAGTTACGAGTGTGGGTACTGAATTCAATGGTAGCAACTGTATACCTTTTCAGTCACTTAAGTACTTGGAATTTGTTGACATGTGTAGCTGGAAAGAGTGGGCTTCTTTTGCAATAGAGACAGGAGGTCTTGCCTTTGCACATCTGCAGGAGCTTTGTATTAGAAATTGCCCTGAGTTGAGTGGAGGTTTACCCAGCCATCTCCCTTCTCTAACAGCCTTGTCCATTGAAAAGTGCCCACAGCTAACGTCTTCTCTACCATTTGCACCACTTCTCCGTAAAATCAATTTGGATGATTGTGGAAAGGTTTCTGGAGTTGAGCCTCTCCTAAATGGCATTGAGTTACGAGATATGAGAATCAAGAGACTTTCAACCCTTCCCTTGAGGTTTCTTCCTCCTACCATGACAAGACCTAATCTTGAAGACAGTCCTGGAATAGAGTTGCCACTGCACAGATGCCATGAATCTCTCCAATATCTAAACTTGGAGTGGAGCTGCGATACACTTATATCCTTTCCTCTGGAAATTTTCCCCTCACTTAAAGATATTCAGTTGTCGGGGATTAAAAATTTGGAACATCTTGCCAATTTAGACAGTTCATCACTTCTTCTCCATTCGATGGCCATTTGTAATTGCCCTGAATTTAGATCTTTCCCTGCGGGAGGATTGGCTGCCCCATCCCTCACTTCATTAGAGTTGTATAATTGCTGTCATCTAAAGTATCTGCCAGAAAACATGCAGGCTCTCCTTCCTTCGCTTCGGTCACTGAGAATATCCTTATGTCCACAACTCGAGTCATTTCCCGAGAGGGGTTTACCCTCCAAGTTGGTCTCGCTTTCACTCTCTAATTGTGACAAGCTCATCACTGGCTACAAGGATTGGGGTCTTCAATCGTTATGCTCTCTTGAAACTTTTTCCATTGGGGAACAGAAAAATATAGAGTCATTTCCTGAGATAGGGCTTCTGCCAACCTCTCTTACCTCTCTGCATATCTCTTTATTTGAGAATCTGACGTCCCTGAACTCCAGAGCGCTTCATAGCCTGAGCTCCCTTGAAAACCTCTCCATTATCGGATGTCCTAAGCTCCA ATCCATGCCAGCGGAGGGCTTGTCATCCTCCCTTTCCAATCTATTTATCAATAAGTGCCCTATGCTGGCGAAAAGATGCCAGCGGAAGAAAGGGAAAGATTGGCCCCTAGTTTCGCACATTCGCTGCATCGTGATTGAAG ACTGGATTGGTATCTGGCAGGTTTATATCTTCACCGGGATGAAGAAGAATTGCAAAGAGAGAGATCATAGAGAAGCATCATTTGATTATTTACCTGTTGCTCTTCTTTTTCCCAGTGGGTACATGCATCTGTTGTTTGCAGTGTTATTAGCCGGGGAT AATTACGTGAAAAGAAGTAGATGTTTGTTTCTCTTTGTGAGGGAGAAGTTTCAATGTCTGAGTCCG GAATCTCTTCCTCATCCTCTTCTTCTTCCTCCATTTCTTTGGACTGTTGGAGCAGATTTTCTAGTGATATTTTTTAT CCTAAAGAGTCTCTTGTCTCTTCAAGCCACAGTTACGAACTTCTTGACAAATTTCCTCACTTCTGGATTAGCTGGGTTCTTTTTATTTGATGAGTCATTGAGATACCAG ATGAAAGCTTCTGAGATCAATGTGGTTGCTAAAGAACAGAGCCAGATTGCTTCATGCAAACCTGTTGTTCAGGGATTCTTGGTGTAG
- the LOC139883096 gene encoding uncharacterized protein, whose product MEIRIGRGYAWAIAAGFMAALAAISAKFFSSQVIKYGFVILFNVTMWGCYVNSLKSLSSLQATVTNFATNFLTSGLAGFFLFDESLRYQWFAGALFIVIGVLILSKSSIEKKTRVD is encoded by the exons ATGGAGATTCGCATCGGAAGAGGCTACGCGTGGGCCATCGCTGCCGGATTCATGGCCGCTCTCGCCGCCATCTCCGCCAAGTTCTTCTCCTCTCAG GTCATTAAGTATGGTTTTGTCATACTGTTCAATGTTACAATGTGGGGATGTTATGTCAACAGCCTAAAGAGTCTCTCGTCTCTTCAAGCCACAGTTACGAACTTTGCGACAAATTTCCTCACTTCTGGATTAGCTGGGTTCTTTTTGTTTGATGAGTCATTGAGATACCAG TGGTTTGCAGGTGCACTTTTCATAGTGATTGGCGTGCTAATTCTCAGCAAATCAAGTATTGAGAAGAAAACTAGAGTTGATTGA